In a genomic window of Quercus lobata isolate SW786 chromosome 4, ValleyOak3.0 Primary Assembly, whole genome shotgun sequence:
- the LOC115985003 gene encoding uncharacterized protein LOC115985003: protein MEVYVDDMLIKSKEEFAHLDDLKETFATLKTHQMRLNPSKCVFGVASGKFLGFMVSQRGIEANPEKVRAIIDMTSPRTIKEVQKLTGRIAALNRFVTKATDKCLPFFKTLKQAFAWTDECEAALQELKRYLSSPPLLSPSKEGENLYLYLAVSASAVSAALIREEGMKQLLVYYVSQAFQGAESRTAIKAQAIANFIVEFTLPDEERITDEVNRWIIQTDATNNEAEYEGILTGLRLGKALRAKNLLIQNDSKLVIRQIRGEYEAKEERMQKYLRLTKHLTREFDAVEFVQTPRSQNMGANEVSKLASLRKEESSTDLTMEIQKHPSIEEVSTFTIQSANSWTTPIMSFLHSLRTKKKVDTVEIVKKCDKCQRYGNVQRLPAEKLTNISSSWPFAQWGIDIIGPLPQGRSSQSGGIKRLSNKISS from the exons atggaagtgtacgtggacgatatgctcATCAAGAGCAAAGAAGAGTTCGCACATCTAGACGACCTGAAGGAGACGTTTGCAACCCTCAAAACACACCAGATGAGGTTGAATCCAAGtaagtgtgtttttggggtagCTTCGGGAAAATtcctgggattcatggtgtcccaaagaggaatagaagcaaacccagaGAAAGTGCGAGCCATCATCGACATGACGTCACCCAGGACCATCAAGGAAGTTCAAAAactcacaggaaggatagcagcTTTGAACAGGTTCGTCACCAAGGCTACAGATAAATGCCTGCCATTTTTCAAGACCTTGAAGCAGGCTTTCGCCTGGACCGACGAATGTGAAGCTGCGCTCCAGGAACTAAAGCGTTACCTGAGCAGTCCACCCCTCTTAagcccgtccaaagaagggGAAAACCTATATCTATACTTGGCAGTGTCGGCCTCGGCAGTAAGTGCAGCCCTGATCAGAGAAGAGGGCATGAAGCAGCTCCTAGtttactacgtcagccaagccTTCCAAGGAGCTGAGTCCAG AACGGCGATCAAGGCGCAAGCTATAGCAAACTTCATCGTAGAATTCACTCTTCCAGACGAAGAAAGGATTACCGACGAGGTAAATAGATGGATAATACAAACtgatg CTACCAACAACGAAGCTGAATATGAGGGGATACTGACGGGATTAAGGCTTGGAAAGGCACTTAGAGCTAAGAACCTGTTAATCCAGAATGATTCAAAACTAGTAATCAGGCAGATTAGAGGGGAGTAcgaagcaaaggaagaaagaatgCAGAAGTACCTTAGGTTGACGAAACATTTAACTCGAGAATTCGATGCAGTGGAGTTCGTGCAAACCCCAAGAAGCCAGAACATGGGGGCAAACGAAGTCTCGAAGCTAGCATCATTAAGAAAAGAGGAGAGTAGCACAGATTTGACGATGGAGATCCAGAAACACCCCAGCATCGAAGAGGTCTCAACGTTTACCATCCAGAGCGCAAACAGCTGGACGACGCCCATAATGTCCTTCCTCCACTCCCTCAGAACAAAGAAGAAG GTGGACACTGTTGAGATCGTCAAGAAGTGCGACAAGTGCCAACGATACGGGAACGTGCAACGGCTTCCAGCGGAGAAACTGACGAACATATCCTCTTCGTGGCCATTTGCACAGTGGGGGATCGACATCATCGGCCCACTACCCCAAG GCAGGTCTAGCCAATCTGGAGGCATAAAaaggctaagtaacaagatttcgtcttga